A genome region from Triticum aestivum cultivar Chinese Spring chromosome 2B, IWGSC CS RefSeq v2.1, whole genome shotgun sequence includes the following:
- the LOC123046531 gene encoding putative xyloglucan endotransglucosylase/hydrolase protein 13, whose protein sequence is MSRPLLAMAAAAIVVACCFAACPVGAGASAGGFYDNFVVKWGTDPDPDRRVEIVDGGRLVTITLNNVSGAGFQSRDAFLFGEFTMEMKLVPGDSAGTVTTFYLTSKDPTAVGDGHDEIDFEFLGNVSGEPYLMQTNVFAQGVGGREQRSYLWFDPTEDFHNYTILWNPLNIIFSVDGVPVRVFRNHDANGVPYLTRQAMKVHATIWDGDTWATRGGRVKIDWAHAPFVASYGTYAASACVSAAGNGDQDGAPSAFCCPGDAPSWMARRLGPDGERAVAWARDKYMVMDYCDDPWNLGRPAECDMDSLASAV, encoded by the exons ATGTCGAGGCCTCTGCTTGCAATGGCCGCGGCGGCGATCGTCGTCGCCTGCTGTTTCGCGGCGTGTCCGGTGGGCGCGGGCGCGAGCGCTGGTGGCTTCTACGACAACTTCGTGGTGAAGTGGGGCACGGACCCAGACCCTGACCGGCGGGTCGAGATCGTCGACGGCGGCCGGCTCGTGACGATCACCCTCAACAACGTCTCCGGCGCCGGGTTCCAGTCCCGGGACGCCTTCCTCTTCGGCGAGTTCACCATGGAGATGAAGCTCGTGCCCGGCGACTCCGCCGGCACGGTCACCACCTTCTAC CTGACATCGAAGGACCCGACGGCGGTGGGGGACGGGCACGACGAGATCGACTTCGAGTTCCTGGGCAACGTCAGCGGGGAGCCGTACCTGATGCAGACCAACGTGTTCGCGCAGGGCGTCGGGGGCAGGGAGCAGCGGTCCTACCTCTGGTTCGACCCGACAGAGGACTTCCACAACTACACAATCCTGTGGAACCCTCTGAACATCAT CTTCTCTGTGGACGGTGTGCCAGTGCGCGTGTTCCGGAACCACGACGCGAATGGCGTGCCGTACCTGACCAGGCAGGCGATGAAGGTGCACGCGACCATCTGGGACGGCGATACCTGGGCCACGCGCGGCGGCCGGGTCAAGATCGACTGGGCGCACGCGCCCTTCGTCGCCTCCTACGGGACCTACGCCGCCAGCGCCTGCGTCTCCGCGGCCGGCAACGGCGATCAGGACGGAGCGCCGTCGGCCTTCTGCTGCCCGGGCGACGCCCCGTCGTGGATGGCCCGGCGGCTGGGGCCGGACGGCGAGCGCGCGGTGGCGTGGGCGCGCGACAAGTACATGGTGATGGACTACTGCGACGACCCCTGGAACCTCGGCCGCCCCGCCGAGTGCGACATGGACAGCCTCGCCTCAGCCGTGTGA